A single region of the Candidatus Endomicrobium procryptotermitis genome encodes:
- a CDS encoding DUF1989 domain-containing protein, protein MSIFIKMESEKKEEESIFNKVITSGDGWFGLIKKGQTVRITDLQGNQAADTLFYDVADPSDHYSAVKTIAAQKNIYLTTGSILLAESGKQLLKITADTCGRHDTLGGACSSQSNTVRYAHEKDYMHNCRDTFMHCISNVKQYSKRDLAANINFFMNVPVTAQGQLCFEDGVSYAGAYVEMKAVTDVMLLLSSCPQLNNPCNAYNPTPVKIAIWEETDV, encoded by the coding sequence GAAGAGTCGATATTTAATAAAGTTATTACATCTGGCGATGGGTGGTTCGGATTAATAAAAAAAGGACAGACTGTCCGCATTACTGACCTGCAGGGAAATCAGGCGGCGGATACACTTTTTTATGATGTCGCAGATCCAAGCGACCATTACAGTGCCGTTAAAACCATTGCCGCACAAAAAAATATTTATCTTACCACAGGTTCGATTTTACTTGCAGAATCCGGAAAACAGCTTTTGAAAATAACAGCCGACACATGCGGCAGGCACGACACTCTGGGCGGCGCATGTTCTTCGCAAAGCAATACCGTAAGATATGCGCATGAAAAAGATTATATGCACAACTGCCGCGATACTTTCATGCATTGTATATCGAACGTAAAACAATATTCAAAACGAGATTTGGCCGCAAATATAAATTTTTTTATGAACGTTCCGGTAACTGCACAGGGACAACTTTGTTTTGAGGACGGAGTTTCGTATGCAGGTGCATACGTAGAGATGAAAGCCGTGACCGATGTAATGCTTCTTTTAAGCAGCTGTCCACAGCTTAACAATCCATGCAACGCGTATAATCCTACTCCCGTAAAAATTGCCATATGGGAGGAAACAGATGTGTAG